The Vitis vinifera cultivar Pinot Noir 40024 chromosome 18, ASM3070453v1 region AGTTTTGTTTTCATGATAATAAGAGATCGGGGTGCTGAGAAAATTCAATTTGAGTCATGTGTTTACTTTTCTTGCATTTCATTAGAGTTTCTTTAATAGTATTTGTCGGGTCTTGCATACTTTTTAGCTATATTCTGCAACCAAACGGGGCATTAGCTTTTTTTGCTCTCTTCTTTTTGTATGCACCTGTTTGGGCTTTGGATGCCTTGTTTGTTTCTCCTTTCACAACCTGCTATTCAACCTACACAGCCTCCATCACTCCCTCAACCCATGTTTTGATTCCGACTGAAGCATTCTTATATTTTTGTCTTCTGTTAACCTAGTTATTTGACAAGAtatacttgaagattgttggTCAATGATTTGGCCTCTCTGCCAATGTGATTGATGTTTAGTTGTTTCATATAATTTCTGGTTGAATTCCCTCCCACTTTGTAGATTGGTTGTGATATCTGATTTATGATGATGACACTGATTCAAGGTGGGGTTTTATTGAAGTTGTTGACACACAAAAGTGAACTGTGATTACTGATGTGATAATGAGTTTTGGAGTGCTGGGTAGCAGTCAGGAGTTCTCTACTGTCTAGTTGAATACTCCTTTTGCAGTCTACTAATTCATCTTAGGCCTGCTATTCATGCTTTCAATCTGTCATTGCAACATAGTGACAATTGACAAAAGGGAATGACAACATTTCCATGGCATCATTTTATTCACAAACTATGATAGTCGACTGTCCATTCaaataggaaacaagaaaaaactTCGATAGGATTGTTCTTGAACAGTGGTGTGAGTTCCCAGAAACTTGTAAATGAGTATAGGGCATTGAAATTACATTTTCATGCTAATGTCTAAATTTTCTGTGGAAGCTTTAGGCTAGCCAGGGTCACTATTTCTGAAGGTTACCCTGGTTTTCAGATTGTGTGGTAATATATGTTTGAAGAAGAAGTTATACAAGTATGCAGAGCACTTGCATTTTAACACCTTATTGTAATTAGTGATTCAAATCTTGACTACTGTTATTTTGAGTAGGGAATAAATCTGTTCCTCCattcttgttatttttataCGTGTTCTTGAATTAGTAAACACCACTGAAGGTCCAGAATCCAGGAAACTTCTCCATTTATAATTCCTTTGCGGATTTTCTGTGTTACAACTTTAACCTTGTTGGAGCTGTATGTTTACTTTCTTTGTGTTGAGCTGCCAttgtatttaatattattgtttGTATTCGTCTTTTTTAATCTAGTGAGTTGACATTAAGTTGGTGTATTTACATGAAATGTTGtgatctttcaattttttatgccAACCTATTGCAGGGTGATGCAAATAGCTCTTTGAAGTGTCATTACCAGCCAGTTTCCAgctaattaaaatttaatagcCACTTTTTAATGAGTTAGGTTGCAAACTTAATATCATTGGCATCATGGAAAATGAAAGCTCAACTGAGAAAAATGTGGTGAATTCTTCAACACCTGAAAAGGAGGGAGAAGTATGTTATCCACAGAAAGATCATGGAGAACAAATGAAAGCTTTGAGGATCAGTGAGGAAAGTCCCAATCCAGATAGCAATGAGGGTCTAGATGACTCGAATAACAAGGTGGATGATAGGAAGGAATTGGGgtctgaaaataaaaaagaaatgaatcagGATGACTTGAATAACCAGGTTGATGAAAGTAAGGAATTGGAGTCTGAAAATAAAAGCGAAACATATCAGGATATCAAGGAAAATCTTAGTGAGGAGAAGGAACCAGAGCCTGTCTTTGATGGAACTGAGATTCCTGGGATGGAAGCTAGCAGGAGTATGTCTACCCGTCCTTTGGATCTTGACACAGAAACACAAGGTTCTGCTTGGCCTGAGAAGGCTGTAGCACTTAAAAACTTTGTCAAGGAGAAAGGTACAGTTGCAGTCTCTAGTGTTTTGCGTGTCCTTTCGGGGAAAACAGAGGAGGATGTACATGCTGCTCAGGATGATGAAGATAAGAATAAAACTGGTGTTAAGGAGGTTGTAGATTCCCCCAAAGAAGGTGAAGCCAAAGAAGCATCTCAAAAACCAGTGGAACGGTCTGCATGGAATCCCCTAAACTATATTAAGATTTCGCGAGAAGTTGATGCAGAAAACAAAACCGAACAGAAGGAGGAAATCATTGAAGAACCTGCACGTCCAGTGGGTATGAAAGGAAGAATTATACTGTATACAAGATTAGGATGCCAGGAAAGTAAAGAGGTTCGGCGATTTCTACTTCAGAGAAGACTCAGATATGTTGAAATTAACATTGATGTGTACCCTAGCAGAAAGCTAGAGCTAGAAAAAATTGCAGGGTCTTGTGCTGTTCCGAAGTTGTTTTTTAATGAAGTCCTTATAGGGGGATTGAATGAGGTAAAGGGCCTTGATGAGTCTGGCAAGCTTGATGAGAAGATTAATTATGTGATTTCTGAAGCACCATCATTTGAAGCTCCTTTGCCACCACTTTCTGGTGAAGATGACTTGTCCAGTAGTGGGGCAATTGATGAACTAGCTGCTATTGTCCTCAAAATGAAAGAATCTATTGTTGTTAAGGACCGTTTTTATCGAATGCGCAGGTTCACCAACTGCTTTCTGGGCTCAGAAGCTGTGGATTTTATATCAGAAGATCAATACTTGGAAAGGGAAGAGGTTAGTGATATGTCCTCTTGAATACTAGTTGAAGAACCTGTTTTAAGGAATCAGCCAACCACTGgccaaagataaaaaataaaaacaacctGCTAGCTTAGTTTTTATTCATGTTAATCTTcgtattatttttttgttatgagACAGGCTATTGAATTTGGGCGAAAACTTGCAAGTAAACACTTCTTCCAAAACGTTCTTGAGTAAGTTATTCGAAGTTATCTGTTTCAAATGCCTTTTTATGCAAttttgtgttaatttttttacttatttacttGTAAACATTCCTTgacattctttttgtt contains the following coding sequences:
- the LOC100257505 gene encoding uncharacterized protein LOC100257505 gives rise to the protein MENESSTEKNVVNSSTPEKEGEVCYPQKDHGEQMKALRISEESPNPDSNEGLDDSNNKVDDRKELGSENKKEMNQDDLNNQVDESKELESENKSETYQDIKENLSEEKEPEPVFDGTEIPGMEASRSMSTRPLDLDTETQGSAWPEKAVALKNFVKEKGTVAVSSVLRVLSGKTEEDVHAAQDDEDKNKTGVKEVVDSPKEGEAKEASQKPVERSAWNPLNYIKISREVDAENKTEQKEEIIEEPARPVGMKGRIILYTRLGCQESKEVRRFLLQRRLRYVEINIDVYPSRKLELEKIAGSCAVPKLFFNEVLIGGLNEVKGLDESGKLDEKINYVISEAPSFEAPLPPLSGEDDLSSSGAIDELAAIVLKMKESIVVKDRFYRMRRFTNCFLGSEAVDFISEDQYLEREEAIEFGRKLASKHFFQNVLDENDFEDGNHLYRFLDHDPVVSSQCHNFLRGILDVKPKPIIEIASRLRFLSYAIFEAYTSEDGKHVDYRSIHGSEEFARYLRIVEELQRVDLQDMPREEKLAFFINLYNMMAIHGILVWGFPVGPLERRKLLGEFKYVVGGCTYSLSVIANGILRGNQRPPYNLIKPFGMRDRRAKVALPYPEPLIHFALVFGTRSGPPLKCYSPGNIDQELVEAARNFVRSGGLILDVNAKVVSASKLLKWYSVDFGKNEVEVLKHAANYLEPPISEELLEVLATGQLKVIYQPYDWGLNC